The nucleotide sequence TCTGGTGTCTGGGCAGCCAGTTGGGCGCCTTCACCTGTATGTTTCCATCCTTTCCGATTACAATGGAAAGGCTCTTGCGTTTACTTCTTGTCAACTGATATGTCTCCATATTCGTTTTCATATTCCTGTCCTGCTCTTCTTATCATAAGCCTTCTGATACGTGATTATTATACCGATAACAAAACAGCTTGTCAAAATAATTATCCCTGTTCCGTACCATGTATTTTCCGGACAGCCGAATTTTTCCAAATACACTGATGCTCCAGCCTCCGGATTGTGGCGTCCTGCAGCCGGGCGGCATACCGGCGCAGAAACTCCCCGCAGTTTTGAATTCCCGGCTGTTCCATCATTTCCCTGCGCCAGATCAGAAGATCCAGATTTACCACTGTGGACAGGGAACAGCTTCGAATACACATGCCATAGGAATCCACCATATCAAGAGGAATCGGTGATACCCACATATAAGCTCCCGGCAGACGCTGCAGAAGGTCAATCTGACTGCCTCTGTCATATACATAAATCCTGCGCGGCGGCGTGCCGCGCAGGAGAGGATTAATACGCGCCATGCTCAGGGCAAGACTCTGCTGATCTCCATGCACAATTTCCGTATAACGGTACAAATCCTCCTGACGGATAACGGGAAGGGAGGCCATGGGATGATCGCCACGCATAATAAGCATCATTGTAAATTCCATCAGCCGCTCGGAACAGAGGCCTTTCTGTTCCAGCTTCTGAAGATAATAATTCTCGTAAAACACAGGCAGCCGAATCATCCCCAGCGCACTTTCTCCGCAAAGAACCTGTTCTATCGCTTCATCTGCATTGGTTTCATGC is from Lachnospiraceae bacterium JLR.KK002 and encodes:
- a CDS encoding LysR family transcriptional regulator: MTEKGDVLTVTLQQMKNILIIAREGSITRASRVLFRAQSNLSSMVREVEEELHITIFDRTPSGVKLTLQGEQFVACAGDIVAKMEKLEQIGKKTEEVYSMGLSVCRASYCVRAASEWINHTFDSNQKLSLRLHETNADEAIEQVLCGESALGMIRLPVFYENYYLQKLEQKGLCSERLMEFTMMLIMRGDHPMASLPVIRQEDLYRYTEIVHGDQQSLALSMARINPLLRGTPPRRIYVYDRGSQIDLLQRLPGAYMWVSPIPLDMVDSYGMCIRSCSLSTVVNLDLLIWRREMMEQPGIQNCGEFLRRYAARLQDATIRRLEHQCIWKNSAVRKIHGTEQG